A genome region from Polypterus senegalus isolate Bchr_013 chromosome 7, ASM1683550v1, whole genome shotgun sequence includes the following:
- the LOC120532069 gene encoding katanin p80 WD40 repeat-containing subunit B1-like has product MAAGSKSKKSWKLQDIIAHSSNISSLALEKTSGDLLATGGEDCFLNIWTINRPNCIMCLTAHNTPVDCIRFSSTEKQVVAGLRSGSLRLWDLRTAKMLRTFMGHKANICSLDFHPFGEHLASGSLDTNIKLWDVRQKGCIFSYKGHMQGVRCLCFSPHGKWLASSSDDSTIKLWDLTAGKMITQFTSHSGPVKEIAFHPNEYLLASGSSDRTVKFWDLDKFQMICSTEVETNPVNCIAFHPDGWCLYSGSQDSLKVYTWEPYKCLDAMPVTWGKVADMAIYRNHLIGVSYNMTNAFSYTVNHKSRNHGSFDQNFIQNYIPHRQLTATDNIMQKNFEKTFTLYISSQQIKKKPDSNNKCPEKVQNCYSNEKDTCRSFPFAEVYNEIFHPKNIPSWATPVKTNTFSNSYNAKSLSAKLKPQLDMAPVTERINFERSGLLPFSLFTSVNRVKPTIVSPTTWTHRTHISSPREMELAFIHSFQKHPIGLNPAEFLPPVKNDENILLEIVRDHEDMCVVLSTRRKNLNQVRATWSTGDIKTSLELAVTINDMSTIVDILNIINFKPCFWKLELSALVLPQIEKLLQSKYETYVQTGCMSLECIIQCLLPLIVDRLSIPPSTDFDMLDMPQEGIHQTCKACYKQLKNLHNVVKSKAGLVGYNASTLQELYLLLTSLK; this is encoded by the coding sequence ATGGCAGCTGGCAGTAAAAGTAAGAAATCCTGGAAACTTCAAGACATAATTGCTCATTCTAGCAATATTTCATCATTGGCTTTGGAGAAGACGTCAGGGGATCTCCTTGCCACAGGTGGGGAAGATTGTTTCCTGAATATATGGACTATTAATCGGCCCAACTGCATAATGTGCCTTACAGCTCATAACACCCCAGTGGATTGCATCCGGTTTAGCAGCACTGAGAAACAGGTAGTGGCTGGATTACGATCTGGCTCACTAAGATTATGGGACCTCAGGACAGCCAAAATGTTACGAACCTTTATGGGACACAAAGCTAACATCTGCAGTCTTGATTTTCATCCCTTTGGAGAACATCTGGCATCAGGTTCTCTGGACACAAATATCAAATTGTGGGATGTAAGACAAAAGGGTTGCATATTTAGCTATAAAGGACATATGCAAGGTGTGAGGTGTTTATGCTTCAGTCCTCATGGAAAGTGGCTGGCATCATCTAGCGATGACAGCACCATAAAATTGTGGGATCTGACTGCTGGCAAAATGATTACACAATTTACCTCACATTCAGGGCCTGTCAAAGAGATAGCATTTCACCCTAATGAATATTTGCTAGCATCAGGGAGCTCTGACAGAACAGTAAAATTTTGGGATCTAGATAAATTTCAGATGATCTGCTCAACTGAAGTTGAAACAAACCCAGTAAACTGTATAGCCTTTCACCCTGATGGATGGTGTTTATATAGTGGATCCCAGGATTCACTGAAGGTTTATACCTGGGAGCCTTACAAATGCTTAGATGCAATGCCAGTGACTTGGGGAAAGGTTGCTGATATGGCTATATATAGAAATCATCTAATTGGTGTTTCATATAACATGACCAATGCCTTCTCTTATACTGTTAACCATAAATCGAGAAACCACGGTTCATTTGACCAGAACTTCATTCAGAATTACATACCACACAGACAGTTAACAGCTACAGACAACATTATgcaaaaaaactttgaaaaaacatTTACCTTGTACATCAGTTCTCAGCAGATAAAGAAAAAACCTGACAGTAATAATAAGTGTCCTGAAAAAGTACAAAATTGTTACAGTAATGAAAAAGATACATGTAGGAGTTTTCCTTTTGCTGAAGTCTACAATGAGATCTTCCACCCAAAGAATATTCCTTCTTGGGCTACCCCAGTGAAGACCAATACCTTTTCAAACTCTTATAATGCCAAAAGCCTTTCAGCTAAACTCAAGCCTCAGTTAGATATGGCTCCTGTGACCGAAAGAATTAACTTTGAAAGGTCAGGTTTGCTGCCTTTTTCTCTGTTTACATCTGTTAACAGAGTAAAACCAACTATAGTCTCCCCAACCACCTGGACTCATCGCACTCATATCTCATCACCAAGAGAAATGGAACttgcattcattcattccttcCAAAAACACCCAATTGGATTAAATCCAGCTGAGTTTTTACCCCCAGTGAAGAATGATGAAAACATACTGTTAGAGATTGTAAGGGATCATGAAGATATGTGTGTGGTACTGTCAACCAGGCGCAAAAACCTGAACCAAGTGCGAGCTACATGGAGTACAGGTGATATCAAGACTTCATTGGAACTGGCAGTAACTATAAATGACATGTCCACTATAGTGGACATTCTGAATATAATAAATTTTAAACCTTGCTTTTGGAAGTTGGAACTGTCTGCTTTAGTACTTCCACAAATTGAAAAACTACTGCAAAGTAAATATGAGACTTATGTTCAGACAGGATGCATGTCCTTGGAGTGTATAATTCAGTGTTTACTACCGTTAATAGTTGACAGACTTTCAATACCTCCTTCAACTGATTTTGACATGCTTGACATGCCTCAAGAAGGCATACATCAAACATGTAAGGCATGTTACAAGCAGTTGAAGAATCTCCACAATGTTGTTAAGAGTAAGGCTGGTTTAGTGGGGTATAATGCCAGTACTTTACAAGAGTTATACTTATTATTGACTTCATTAAAATGA